One Gossypium raimondii isolate GPD5lz chromosome 3, ASM2569854v1, whole genome shotgun sequence genomic window carries:
- the LOC105794461 gene encoding uncharacterized protein LOC105794461 — translation MKLKNKGKVYPSPSSSSSSSEDHLSVLNLLPAAILVVASVLSLEDRQVLAYMITRSLKTTTTNPSLISPKKRSSKKHPPPSAARPSHQPPDFDCDCFDCYTTYWLRWDSSPNRELIHQVIEAFEDHLSSGESHKPSKKNARLKRRAANTKTVSRIPKNPVSDLPGHQVPVSTEEAPVFADDVISTEKNVGEESAAAVEMTEEYPVAGDSDVEVGTRPPPTSNHKGLARKVLPDILGLFNSRLWGLWSPNV, via the coding sequence aTGAAGCTCAAAAACAAAGGTAAAGTATATCCAtccccttcttcttcttcttcttctagtGAAGACCATCTTTCCGTTTTAAACCTTCTTCCAGCTGCAATTTTAGTTGTTGCTTCAGTCCTTTCTCTCGAGGACCGACAAGTTTTAGCTTACATGATTACAAGGTCTCTCAAAACCACCACCACCAACCCTTCTTTAATCTCTCCCAAGAAAAGATCTTCCAAGAAACACCCACCACCCTCCGCCGCCAGACCCTCCCATCAGCCGCCTGATTTTGACTGCGATTGTTTCGACTGTTACACCACTTATTGGCTTCGCTGGGACTCTTCTCCTAACCGCGAGCTTATCCATCAAGTTATCGAAGCTTTTGAAGATCACTTATCCAGTGGCGAATCCCACAAACCTTCCAAGAAAAATGCGCGTCTCAAAAGGAGGGCTGCTAACACCAAAACGGTCTCTCGCATTCCCAAGAACCCGGTTTCTGATCTCCCGGGTCACCAAGTCCCCGTCTCGACCGAGGAAGCACCTGTTTTTGCTGATGACGTCATTTCCACGGAGAAGAATGTTGGAGAAGAGTCAGCTGCAGCGGTGGAAATGACGGAGGAATATCCGGTAGCGGGAGATAGTGATGTGGAAGTAGGTACGCGGCCGCCGCCGACAAGTAACCACAAGGGTTTGGCTAGGAAAGTGTTACCGGACATATTAGGA